A region from the Brassica napus cultivar Da-Ae chromosome C8, Da-Ae, whole genome shotgun sequence genome encodes:
- the LOC111208466 gene encoding putative nuclease HARBI1, translating to MNKSLFMHIVHRLSNEVPFFQQKHDGLGRNSLSPLQKCTAAIRILAYGSAADMVDEYLRLGETTARSCVENFVEGIIYFFGDEYLRRPTPADLQRLLDIGEYRGFPGMIGSIDCMHWERKNCPTAWKEQYSRGSGKPTIVLEAVASYDLWIWHAFFGPPGTLNDINVLDRSPVFDDVINGQAPQVTYSVNGREYHMAYYLTDGIYPKLATFIQYITMPQEPKAVLFAQRQEAVRKDVERAFGVLQARFAIVKNPALFWDKAKIGKIMRACIILHNMIVENERDGYTLFDVSEFQQEDETGN from the coding sequence atgaacaagtcaTTGTTCATGCACATTGTTCATCGACTTTCCAACGAAGTTCCTTTTTTTCAACAGAAGCACGATGGGCTCGGACGGAAtagtctctctcctcttcaaAAGTGTACCGCAGCAATTCGTATCTTGGCGTATGGTTCTGCCGCTGATATGGTCGACGAATATCTCCGGCTCGGTGAAACAACAGCTCGGTCATGTGTGGAAAATTTTGTGGAaggtataatatattttttcggcgatgagtacctaagaagaccaacaccggctgatcttcaacgtctacttgatattggagagtatcgtggatttcccgggatgataggaagcatcgattgtatgcattgggagaggaagaattgtcccaccgcttggaaagaacaatattctcgtggttcgggtaaaccaacaatcgttttagaggcggttgcttcatatgatctctggatatggcatgcattttttggacctccaggtaccttaaatgatattaatgttcttgatcgctcacctgttttcGATGACGTAATAAACGGTCAAGCTCCCCAAGTCACTTACTccgtcaatggaagagagtatcatatggcttactatctcaccgatggtatttacCCGAAATtggcaacttttatccaatatATTACAATGCCACAAGAGccgaaagcagttttatttgctcaacgtcaagaagctgtcagaaaagatgtcgagcgtgctttcggagtcttgcaagctcgctttgccattgttaaaaatccggcacttttttgggataaagccaaaattgggaagattatgagagcatgtatcatactccataatatgatcgTAGAAAACGAGCGCGATGGATACACTCTGTTTGATGTTTCGGAGTTCCAACAAGAAGATGAAACTGGAAATTAA